The Staphylothermus marinus F1 genome has a segment encoding these proteins:
- a CDS encoding ParB/Srx family N-terminal domain-containing protein, translating to MKEKDFLPKRLRLSSRRDVERRLREIIWILKDKYKTIQYIGEKTLDPITLYSTQKYLESDKMGLVLKEVLFHGYDSPIIVIRGSMSRYYIIDGHHRARVMLWLRRRVKSLILNIPGYKPRVSIPIWEIELFNPLEKISSWLNTWRHMVNIIHFIEKKHGGIAYIWKDKLVIRELITTQKIVPPPSRKIVEEPILVYNYNKEYYVIDGHTRACTKLLRGEESILSVVFTLEKKIGLVDTAIRLGKQKFSGEICSPLNNAT from the coding sequence ATGAAAGAAAAAGATTTTCTCCCTAAAAGATTAAGGTTATCTAGTAGAAGAGATGTTGAGAGAAGACTAAGAGAAATAATTTGGATCCTAAAAGACAAGTATAAAACTATACAGTATATCGGCGAGAAAACACTGGATCCAATTACATTATATTCTACTCAGAAATACCTTGAATCAGATAAAATGGGCTTAGTTCTTAAAGAAGTATTATTCCACGGATACGATTCTCCAATCATAGTTATTAGAGGCAGTATGTCGAGATACTATATAATAGACGGTCATCATCGTGCCAGAGTAATGCTTTGGCTGAGGAGAAGAGTTAAGTCTCTAATACTTAATATTCCAGGTTATAAGCCTAGAGTATCTATTCCAATATGGGAAATAGAATTATTTAATCCATTAGAAAAAATTAGTTCATGGCTCAATACTTGGAGACACATGGTTAACATAATACATTTTATTGAAAAGAAACATGGTGGAATAGCATATATTTGGAAAGATAAGCTCGTCATAAGAGAACTTATTACAACACAGAAAATAGTCCCTCCTCCATCTAGGAAAATAGTTGAGGAGCCAATCCTTGTATATAACTATAATAAAGAATACTATGTTATAGATGGTCATACAAGGGCTTGTACAAAGCTATTGAGAGGTGAGGAATCTATTTTAAGCGTTGTTTTTACTTTAGAGAAGAAGATAGGCTTAGTAGATACTGCTATAAGATTGGGTAAGCAAAAATTCTCAGGAGAAATATGCAGCCCCCTCAACAATGCTACTTGA
- a CDS encoding radical SAM protein, which translates to MDDIMIRASLWSLVKLGLMDGPQISYPMNIIYLLQYSDKGCLAHCKFCAQSIMSSLSKKFLSRITWPPIGLSKVVNALKQHGDEIKRICLQTIIKPWFLDEALKIIREINDNVPELPISLAITPISSKYLEEFKGYGVDYLGVGLDASSPRIFRIVNKPYSWRIYMKFINEAIKVYGYRRVIVHLIVGLGEKPLELYKLMEDLIMRGADIALFAYTPIDKGLMRPEINILRYREAQIIRYFLLKGYRLNEILDKSIRVNNDILEEIVRHIEKYMGIFITSGCPYCNRPYYNESPRGPFYNFYSRNHVMKYLDSIISELEKLRNR; encoded by the coding sequence ATGGATGACATAATGATTAGAGCATCTTTATGGTCTCTCGTCAAATTAGGGTTAATGGATGGTCCGCAAATAAGTTATCCAATGAATATAATATACTTGCTACAATACTCGGATAAAGGATGTTTAGCACATTGCAAGTTTTGTGCTCAAAGCATAATGAGTTCCTTATCGAAAAAATTCTTATCAAGAATTACCTGGCCACCTATTGGGTTGAGTAAGGTAGTAAATGCTCTTAAACAACATGGAGATGAAATTAAAAGGATATGTTTGCAGACAATAATTAAGCCTTGGTTTCTAGATGAAGCACTAAAGATTATTAGAGAAATAAACGATAATGTTCCTGAATTACCTATTAGTTTAGCCATAACACCTATTTCATCAAAATATCTCGAAGAATTCAAGGGATATGGAGTAGATTATCTTGGAGTAGGATTAGATGCTTCGTCTCCTAGGATTTTTAGAATCGTTAATAAACCGTACTCGTGGAGAATATATATGAAATTTATCAATGAAGCCATAAAAGTATATGGATATAGGAGGGTCATAGTTCACTTAATTGTAGGATTGGGTGAGAAACCATTAGAACTGTATAAGTTGATGGAAGATCTTATTATGAGAGGAGCCGATATAGCGTTATTCGCTTATACACCAATAGATAAAGGATTAATGAGGCCTGAGATAAACATATTACGCTATCGTGAAGCTCAAATCATCCGGTATTTTTTGCTTAAAGGATATAGGCTCAATGAGATACTAGATAAAAGCATTAGAGTTAATAATGATATTCTCGAAGAAATAGTTAGGCATATAGAGAAATACATGGGAATATTTATAACCAGCGGATGTCCATATTGTAATAGACCCTACTATAATGAGAGTCCCCGCGGCCCCTTCTATAATTTCTATTCCAGAAACCATGTAATGAAGTATTTAGACAGTATCATTAGTGAACTAGAAAAATTGAGAAATAGGTGA
- a CDS encoding metal-dependent transcriptional regulator: protein MVSHDKTKPWRAEDYLEAIYAMKQQGLKPKVRELARRLGIKPSSVVEYLKRLNELGYIVYRKGGYIKLTEKGKSLAEKVYRRHILLTEFLVAIGVPRDIAEIDACYMEHGLHDETINKIVEFLKKNLKI, encoded by the coding sequence TTGGTATCACACGATAAAACAAAACCTTGGAGAGCTGAGGATTACTTAGAAGCAATATATGCTATGAAACAACAAGGTCTTAAACCAAAAGTTAGAGAATTAGCTAGAAGATTGGGGATTAAACCTAGCAGTGTTGTAGAATATTTGAAGAGGCTTAATGAATTAGGATATATAGTTTATAGAAAAGGAGGATACATTAAATTAACGGAGAAAGGCAAGTCTTTGGCGGAAAAAGTTTATAGAAGACATATATTGTTAACCGAGTTCTTAGTAGCTATAGGTGTTCCAAGAGATATAGCTGAAATAGATGCATGCTATATGGAGCACGGCCTACACGATGAAACAATTAATAAAATTGTGGAGTTCTTAAAGAAAAATCTAAAAATATAA
- a CDS encoding thioredoxin family protein, giving the protein MSADELFDEETKQALKQIFQQFQRKVVDYLVVEKGSESNPDPNDPDDEHEHTATHIHPHPHVHHHHGCPTCGEAEILAKALMELADGKLEFKIIDKNSEEAKQLHTRYVPAFIYGSPKKNIRYYGLPSGQEFAPFIYVHLYIANNDIKLPENVIEEAKKIDVPLHIKIFVTPECPYCPLTVDAFNQLALINDKILVETIEAIELPLEADMYNVAYVPDVIITDPDKMDEYGVEPVERINGYMPIEEAINIVKYAAEKLKEMKKQG; this is encoded by the coding sequence ATGAGCGCTGATGAATTATTTGATGAGGAAACTAAGCAGGCGTTAAAACAAATATTCCAGCAATTCCAGCGAAAAGTTGTTGATTACTTAGTGGTAGAGAAGGGTTCAGAGAGCAATCCTGATCCTAATGATCCTGATGATGAACACGAGCATACAGCAACTCATATTCACCCCCATCCTCATGTTCATCATCACCACGGATGCCCAACTTGCGGAGAAGCAGAGATCTTAGCAAAAGCGCTTATGGAGCTTGCTGATGGTAAACTAGAATTTAAGATCATAGATAAGAATAGTGAGGAAGCAAAACAGCTTCATACAAGATATGTTCCAGCATTCATATATGGATCGCCAAAGAAGAATATTAGATATTATGGATTGCCAAGTGGACAAGAATTTGCTCCATTCATATATGTTCATCTATACATTGCTAATAATGATATAAAACTTCCAGAAAACGTTATAGAGGAAGCTAAGAAAATAGATGTACCGCTTCATATCAAAATATTTGTTACACCAGAATGCCCCTATTGCCCATTAACAGTAGATGCTTTCAATCAATTAGCACTTATAAACGATAAGATATTAGTTGAAACAATAGAAGCAATTGAATTACCTCTAGAAGCAGATATGTATAATGTAGCATATGTTCCAGACGTAATAATAACTGATCCAGACAAAATGGATGAGTACGGAGTAGAACCTGTTGAGAGGATAAATGGTTATATGCCTATAGAAGAAGCAATAAACATTGTAAAATATGCAGCCGAAAAACTTAAAGAAATGAAGAAGCAAGGCTAG
- the twy1 gene encoding 4-demethylwyosine synthase TYW1, with amino-acid sequence MQRSIDWEEVRRKREEFWNSSPVYKAIYEHMKKQGYHFIGTIGVVKRCHWTREALVNRRFCYKCLWYGIESHRCIQMSPVAAWCWLRCRHCWRIQPEDIGMHWDETRIPVIDDPEIIAEESIRVHRQIVAGFKGNPKADPLMVEEAMNPKHVAISLTGEPTLYPRLGELIKEYHKRGMTTFLVTHGVRPDILAGLEEEPSQLYLSLEAWNKQKFMEFNRPIVPRAWELVMETIDLFPSFKSPTVYRITLIKGFNDSEEALKGFAKLIEKGNPTYVEVKAYMFIGYSRGRLTPANMPSHEYVREIAKKLADLTGYMVLSESIPSRIVLLSRIKEPIRHGKGCPDGVKHPEKYAWVITHEYEEMKS; translated from the coding sequence ATGCAGAGAAGTATTGATTGGGAGGAGGTTAGGAGGAAAAGAGAGGAGTTCTGGAATAGTAGCCCAGTGTATAAAGCGATATATGAACATATGAAGAAACAGGGATATCATTTTATAGGCACTATTGGTGTTGTTAAGCGTTGCCATTGGACACGTGAAGCATTAGTAAACAGGAGGTTCTGCTATAAATGTTTATGGTACGGTATAGAGAGCCATAGATGTATACAAATGTCCCCGGTTGCAGCATGGTGTTGGCTTAGATGCCGTCATTGCTGGAGAATACAGCCTGAAGATATTGGTATGCATTGGGATGAAACGAGGATCCCAGTAATAGATGATCCGGAAATTATTGCCGAGGAAAGCATAAGGGTGCATAGACAAATAGTAGCTGGGTTTAAGGGCAATCCAAAAGCTGATCCTTTAATGGTTGAGGAGGCAATGAATCCAAAACATGTTGCAATTAGTTTAACAGGAGAACCAACACTGTATCCAAGGCTTGGCGAACTGATCAAAGAATATCATAAAAGAGGCATGACAACATTCCTCGTAACTCATGGTGTGAGACCAGATATCCTAGCTGGGCTAGAAGAAGAACCTTCCCAGCTATATTTAAGCTTGGAAGCATGGAACAAACAGAAATTCATGGAGTTCAATCGACCAATAGTTCCCCGAGCATGGGAACTTGTAATGGAAACAATAGATTTATTCCCCAGCTTTAAATCACCCACAGTCTACCGTATAACCCTCATTAAAGGATTTAATGATTCCGAAGAGGCATTGAAGGGATTCGCAAAACTAATTGAAAAAGGTAATCCAACATATGTAGAAGTTAAAGCCTATATGTTCATTGGTTATAGTAGAGGAAGACTAACACCAGCTAATATGCCTTCACACGAATATGTAAGAGAAATAGCTAAAAAACTCGCTGATCTCACCGGGTATATGGTTCTAAGCGAGAGCATCCCCAGTAGAATAGTATTACTTAGCAGGATCAAGGAACCAATTAGGCATGGAAAAGGTTGTCCCGACGGAGTGAAACACCCAGAAAAATATGCATGGGTAATAACACATGAATACGAAGAAATGAAATCTTAA
- a CDS encoding lipoate--protein ligase family protein, whose protein sequence is MSSWRLIIDEANVYYNMAMDETLLILREKGLIPNTVRIYIMRPSAVTIGYFQRIKDVLNLDYLDKYGIDYTRRITGGGAVYHDQDGEITYSITTDIDSISKNILESYRKICSGIVEALKELGVKAEYKPINDIVVMGKKISGNAQTRRRKALMQHGTLMYGTNIDILAKVLKPPKEKLSSHKAKTIHDRVTTLEKILGYKPRKEDVIDALIKGFEKALRIRLVRDNYWKEELELANSLIDKYRSKEWIFKR, encoded by the coding sequence TTGTCATCTTGGAGATTAATTATCGATGAAGCAAATGTTTACTATAATATGGCTATGGATGAAACACTACTTATTTTGAGAGAAAAAGGACTTATTCCAAACACTGTTAGAATCTATATAATGCGTCCCAGCGCGGTTACTATTGGTTATTTTCAGAGGATAAAGGATGTATTAAATCTAGACTACTTGGATAAATACGGAATAGATTATACTCGTAGAATAACTGGTGGTGGAGCAGTTTATCATGATCAAGATGGTGAAATAACATATTCTATAACAACAGATATAGATAGTATTTCCAAGAATATTCTCGAATCATATAGGAAGATATGTTCAGGAATAGTTGAAGCATTAAAAGAGCTTGGTGTTAAAGCTGAGTACAAACCTATAAATGACATAGTAGTAATGGGGAAAAAGATCTCTGGAAACGCTCAAACTCGTCGTAGAAAAGCTCTTATGCAGCATGGAACACTTATGTATGGAACCAACATTGATATACTGGCCAAAGTACTTAAACCCCCAAAAGAAAAACTTTCCTCACATAAAGCTAAAACTATACACGATAGAGTAACTACTCTAGAGAAAATCTTAGGTTACAAGCCTAGAAAAGAAGATGTTATTGATGCATTGATAAAAGGTTTCGAAAAAGCTCTAAGAATAAGATTGGTTAGGGATAATTATTGGAAGGAGGAGCTAGAGCTAGCCAATTCGCTTATTGATAAATACAGGTCTAAAGAATGGATCTTTAAGAGGTGA
- a CDS encoding lipoate protein ligase C-terminal domain-containing protein, translating to MNNSIKKSITHRVPGGKTLKIDAEFKDDVIVDIVISGDFFAYPEEGIEMLENDLKGKTINEAIRIIDDYRDKIELLGISLDNIKNLLIEIFRGES from the coding sequence ATGAACAATTCTATAAAAAAATCTATTACCCATAGAGTTCCGGGAGGAAAAACTCTAAAAATTGATGCTGAATTTAAAGACGACGTTATCGTTGACATAGTTATAAGCGGGGACTTTTTCGCTTATCCCGAAGAAGGTATAGAGATGCTTGAGAATGATTTGAAGGGTAAAACAATTAATGAAGCAATACGGATCATAGATGACTATAGAGACAAGATTGAATTACTTGGAATAAGCCTCGATAATATAAAGAATTTATTAATAGAAATATTTCGTGGTGAATCATAA
- a CDS encoding winged helix-turn-helix domain-containing protein has translation MKKTLTAKILEIIWQNPGSSIKDVATMLNISLPTARAILYKLKNNGYIEKTGKGYVLTSKGEWFINNVLLKEKTAGKESAEQKPVDTPRKSEQVIMESKQEVEKDKKEKQVVIEQNQLAGFKEKIMNKIMLLESRINELEETIQRITTDLESIKNILRTKEEYAKITEKMEKPSNKPAMLLGVKKQSKSSENKLPAPIMYIYEAKNALGPLLDSLIRSGKVEIIGSLVVDSEFYSEFKKRFPITISEAERLPPMEKKLLEEMNREAIVIIHAGKYYKLIK, from the coding sequence ATGAAGAAGACATTAACAGCAAAGATACTAGAGATTATATGGCAAAACCCAGGTTCAAGTATAAAAGATGTGGCTACGATGCTAAATATTAGTTTGCCCACCGCTAGAGCAATACTGTACAAACTAAAGAATAACGGATACATAGAGAAAACGGGAAAGGGATATGTACTAACAAGTAAGGGTGAATGGTTCATAAACAATGTTCTTCTCAAAGAAAAAACTGCTGGCAAAGAATCAGCAGAACAAAAACCCGTTGATACACCTAGAAAAAGTGAACAAGTAATTATGGAGAGTAAACAGGAAGTAGAAAAGGATAAAAAGGAAAAACAAGTGGTCATAGAGCAGAACCAATTAGCTGGGTTCAAAGAAAAAATAATGAATAAAATAATGCTTCTAGAATCCAGAATAAACGAATTAGAGGAGACAATACAGAGAATAACAACAGATCTCGAATCCATTAAGAATATTTTGAGAACTAAGGAAGAATATGCAAAGATAACTGAGAAAATGGAAAAACCCTCTAATAAGCCAGCAATGCTTTTAGGTGTAAAGAAACAAAGTAAAAGCAGCGAAAACAAGCTTCCAGCACCTATAATGTACATATATGAAGCAAAGAATGCTCTTGGACCACTACTTGACTCTCTGATTAGATCTGGAAAAGTAGAAATAATAGGATCGCTTGTTGTTGACTCAGAATTTTATAGTGAATTCAAGAAAAGATTCCCCATAACAATTTCGGAGGCAGAAAGACTGCCTCCAATGGAGAAGAAATTATTAGAGGAAATGAACCGTGAAGCTATAGTTATAATTCATGCTGGTAAATACTATAAATTGATCAAGTAG